From a single Helicovermis profundi genomic region:
- a CDS encoding DUF6873 family GME fold protein — protein sequence MLSKNMLNKVVFVSSHINDEFRKYLNENNYRVITLNKNLEIRDEISTHPDIFLTLVDNEIIFEPFTYEKICDNNYFISAYKVHKGSTILSKHYPMDIAYNVAIVGNYAIHNTKYTDDIIKKVVKKLGKEWIHINQGYSKCSIVIANDKAIITSDKGIYNTFKNRLDVLLIKEGYVKLKGMKYGFLGGASGKIGDTLVFYGNLESHIDFFRIVKFLEERNIKYKYFKEFELEDIGSIIEIPLNKSRRIK from the coding sequence ATGTTGTCAAAAAATATGCTAAATAAAGTAGTATTTGTTTCAAGTCATATAAACGATGAATTTAGAAAGTATTTAAATGAAAATAATTATAGAGTTATAACTTTAAATAAAAACTTAGAGATTAGAGATGAAATCTCAACGCATCCCGATATTTTTTTAACTTTAGTTGATAATGAAATTATTTTTGAACCCTTTACGTATGAAAAAATTTGTGATAACAATTATTTTATAAGTGCTTATAAAGTTCATAAAGGAAGTACAATTCTTAGTAAGCATTATCCAATGGATATAGCTTATAACGTTGCTATTGTTGGAAATTATGCTATTCATAATACAAAGTATACGGATGATATTATAAAAAAGGTAGTTAAGAAACTTGGAAAAGAATGGATTCATATTAACCAAGGTTATTCAAAATGTTCGATAGTGATTGCTAATGATAAAGCGATAATTACTTCTGATAAAGGCATTTACAATACATTTAAAAATAGACTTGATGTTTTACTTATAAAAGAAGGCTATGTAAAGCTAAAAGGTATGAAATATGGTTTTCTTGGAGGTGCATCGGGAAAAATAGGTGATACCTTAGTTTTTTATGGAAATTTAGAGAGTCATATAGATTTTTTTAGAATAGTAAAATTTTTAGAAGAAAGAAATATAAAATATAAGTATTTTAAAGAATTTGAGCTAGAAGATATAGGATCCATAATAGAAATACCATTAAATAAAAGTAGGAGAATAAAATGA
- a CDS encoding DUF445 domain-containing protein, with product MIIKLLILASVGAFIGWMTNVFAIKLMFRPIKPIKFPIINFSLQGLIPKRKPEIAKSIGETVENELLSIEEIIDKMIEDTDKNEIINLIKDRVVTLAEEKMPMLVPSSIKSMILKYVEEIIDDNGEDMIDELSEKMIHHATEKVSVALIVEEKINEFDFIKLEELILTIASNELKHIEILGGIIGFLIGLVQGMIILFI from the coding sequence ATGATAATAAAATTATTAATATTAGCATCTGTTGGTGCATTTATAGGATGGATGACAAATGTTTTTGCAATTAAATTAATGTTTAGACCAATTAAGCCAATTAAATTTCCAATTATTAATTTCAGTCTTCAAGGACTTATTCCTAAAAGAAAACCTGAGATTGCAAAGAGTATAGGTGAAACAGTTGAAAATGAGCTTTTATCTATTGAAGAAATAATTGATAAAATGATTGAAGATACTGATAAAAACGAAATAATCAATTTAATAAAAGATAGAGTTGTTACTCTCGCAGAAGAAAAAATGCCAATGCTCGTTCCCTCAAGTATAAAATCCATGATTTTAAAATATGTTGAAGAAATTATTGATGATAATGGTGAAGATATGATTGATGAATTAAGCGAAAAAATGATTCATCATGCTACAGAAAAAGTAAGTGTGGCACTTATAGTTGAAGAGAAAATTAATGAATTTGATTTTATTAAATTAGAAGAGTTAATTTTAACTATAGCTAGTAATGAACTTAAGCATATAGAAATACTTGGCGGAATTATCGGATTTTTAATAGGGTTAGTACAAGGTATGATAATACTATTTATCTAG
- a CDS encoding 4Fe-4S domain-containing protein, translating into MNKFKVNDACIGCRACLGLAPKNFEIEKGKAIVINQPSTDEENTLSMNALNICPTSAIEIIKGELITADSSVRETLEKYPILKEKMIELSPKFKTMQNPLMWNSIAKFATFKNSAKMTGLSICEILHFINKELGMEEELLKSFPHCIKELELLKTNINKITWNEPNSTVAISSENMEDIAKSIELINNLSLGSSIVFEGAFESEPIIKVIDELGYKYNIVRNKINNIRLSIFNEPKNSVISSGDNNDNLLDVRNMTEDPFDIIIKKAYSLNDGEEFILVQSFIPDPMINMLEGMGFDNKVRQKNKDEYWIYLRKRVEEKEIDSKISDKPSVTIQSATPVGYPIIMRLLQSEKLKGLINIKELKVWEETEKHLGWIVNKKADISFSAVITASKLKDNDVKMPIVFVWDNFTILTRGYEATSFRDLIGKKIYLPLFEDAPPAKITKYLIQSKGYNVDDFEFVFGKPFGRPKEMLSRFVKGEIDTVLLREPEAGFAVKTLKNLNVDFSEISYGKVWNEINEGFGMFPNAGVILKGEFARKYPEIVKELANEIKASIDWVNNNKKESALLSYDMMRNSKENVEEFLNRATFKYVAGEELVKKVSDFYSILIENNILNTKIDDKLLNMFR; encoded by the coding sequence ATGAATAAATTTAAAGTTAATGATGCATGTATAGGTTGTAGAGCATGCCTTGGACTTGCACCTAAAAATTTTGAAATTGAAAAAGGAAAAGCCATTGTAATAAATCAACCAAGTACTGATGAAGAAAATACTTTAAGTATGAATGCACTTAATATTTGTCCAACATCAGCTATAGAGATTATTAAGGGTGAACTGATTACTGCGGATTCATCTGTAAGAGAAACGCTGGAAAAATATCCTATATTGAAAGAAAAAATGATTGAATTATCACCTAAATTTAAGACAATGCAAAATCCTCTTATGTGGAATAGCATTGCTAAATTTGCAACTTTTAAAAATTCAGCAAAAATGACTGGTCTTTCTATTTGCGAAATTTTACATTTTATTAATAAAGAACTTGGAATGGAAGAGGAACTATTAAAAAGTTTTCCGCATTGCATTAAAGAGCTTGAGTTATTAAAAACTAATATTAACAAAATAACTTGGAATGAACCTAATAGTACAGTTGCTATTTCAAGCGAAAATATGGAAGACATCGCTAAGTCTATTGAATTAATAAACAACCTTTCGCTAGGCAGCTCAATTGTATTTGAAGGTGCCTTTGAATCAGAACCCATCATTAAAGTAATTGACGAATTAGGATATAAGTATAATATTGTTAGAAACAAAATTAACAATATTAGATTATCTATTTTCAATGAACCTAAAAATTCCGTAATATCAAGTGGAGATAATAATGATAACCTACTAGATGTTAGAAATATGACAGAAGACCCATTTGATATAATTATAAAGAAAGCATATTCTTTGAATGATGGTGAGGAATTTATCTTAGTTCAATCTTTTATCCCAGATCCAATGATAAATATGCTTGAAGGTATGGGCTTTGATAATAAAGTTAGACAAAAAAACAAAGATGAATACTGGATATATTTAAGAAAAAGAGTAGAAGAGAAAGAAATTGATAGTAAAATTTCTGATAAACCTTCTGTAACAATTCAATCTGCCACTCCAGTAGGCTATCCAATTATTATGAGATTACTTCAATCAGAAAAATTAAAAGGATTAATTAATATTAAAGAACTAAAAGTTTGGGAAGAAACTGAAAAACATCTTGGATGGATAGTAAATAAAAAAGCGGATATTAGTTTTTCTGCAGTTATTACAGCATCAAAATTAAAAGATAATGATGTAAAAATGCCTATAGTATTTGTTTGGGACAATTTTACTATTCTCACTAGGGGCTATGAAGCAACTTCATTTAGGGATTTAATAGGTAAAAAAATATACTTGCCTCTTTTTGAAGATGCTCCTCCTGCTAAAATAACGAAATACCTTATTCAATCTAAAGGATATAATGTTGATGATTTTGAATTTGTATTTGGCAAACCATTTGGAAGACCAAAAGAAATGCTAAGTAGATTTGTAAAAGGTGAGATTGATACAGTTCTTTTAAGAGAACCTGAAGCAGGTTTTGCTGTGAAAACTCTTAAAAATTTAAATGTTGATTTTTCAGAAATTTCATATGGCAAAGTTTGGAATGAAATTAATGAAGGCTTTGGTATGTTTCCAAATGCAGGAGTTATTTTAAAAGGTGAATTCGCTAGAAAATATCCAGAGATTGTTAAGGAGTTAGCTAATGAAATAAAAGCATCTATTGATTGGGTAAATAATAATAAAAAAGAATCTGCACTCCTTTCATATGATATGATGAGAAATTCTAAAGAAAATGTTGAAGAATTTTTAAATCGAGCAACATTTAAGTATGTAGCAGGAGAGGAACTAGTAAAAAAAGTTAGTGATTTTTATTCAATTTTAATTGAAAATAATATTTTGAATACAAAAATAGATGATAAATTACTAAATATGTTTAGATAG
- the thrS gene encoding threonine--tRNA ligase has product MVKITLKDGSVREVNKGTTIFEVAKDISGRLAKEAIVGEVNGKTVDLSYVINEDIELNILKFDSDEGEHSFRHTSSHILAQAVLRLFPGTKLAIGPAIDNGFYYDFDSEHTFVEEDLPKIEAEMKKIVKENLVLERFELPRNEAIEYMKKRNEDYKVELINDLPEDEIISFYKQGEFTDLCAGTHLPTTKPVKAIKLLTLAGAYWRGDSSKKMLQRIYGTSFPKASLLEAYLVRLEEAKKRDHRKLGKELKLFTLMEEGPGFPFFLPNGMIVKNLLLDYWREVHTKAGYQEVETPLILNRKLWETSGHWMHYKENMYSLKIDDEDYAIKPMNCPGGMLVYNTEMRSYKDFPLRLGEIGRVHRHELSGALHGLMRVRAFTQDDAHIFMLPEQIKDEIKNVTKLIDEIYSTFGFKYHVELSTKPEKSMGSQEEWDFAEKSLQTALEELDLDFVINEGDGAFYGPKIDFHLEDCIGRTWQCGTIQLDMQLPQRFDLNYIGKDGEKHKPIVIHRVAYGSIERFFGILVEHFAGKFPLWLAPVQVEILPVADRHNDHAYELKKKLSEYGIRVEVDDRSEKVGYKIREAQLHKYPYMLVIGDKEANGEEVAVRSRDKGELGSKNISEFAKELVEEIKSKKFDL; this is encoded by the coding sequence ATGGTAAAAATCACTTTAAAAGATGGATCTGTGAGAGAGGTAAATAAAGGAACAACAATATTTGAAGTTGCTAAAGATATTAGTGGAAGACTTGCAAAAGAAGCAATAGTAGGAGAAGTAAATGGGAAAACTGTAGATTTATCTTACGTAATAAATGAAGATATAGAGTTAAACATTTTAAAATTTGATAGCGATGAAGGAGAGCATTCTTTTAGACATACAAGTTCTCATATTTTAGCTCAGGCTGTTTTAAGATTATTTCCTGGAACAAAACTTGCAATTGGGCCTGCTATAGATAATGGTTTCTATTATGATTTTGATTCTGAGCACACTTTTGTTGAAGAAGATCTACCAAAAATCGAAGCAGAAATGAAAAAAATAGTTAAAGAGAATCTTGTACTTGAAAGATTTGAATTACCGAGAAATGAAGCAATTGAATATATGAAAAAAAGAAATGAAGATTATAAAGTTGAATTAATAAATGATTTACCAGAAGATGAAATTATTTCATTTTATAAGCAAGGTGAATTTACAGACTTATGTGCTGGAACACATCTTCCAACTACAAAACCTGTTAAAGCTATAAAATTACTTACTTTAGCAGGAGCTTACTGGAGAGGTGATTCAAGTAAAAAAATGCTTCAAAGAATTTATGGTACTTCTTTTCCTAAAGCAAGTTTACTTGAAGCATACCTAGTGAGACTTGAGGAAGCAAAAAAAAGAGATCATAGAAAACTTGGAAAAGAACTTAAATTATTTACTTTAATGGAAGAAGGTCCTGGATTCCCATTTTTCTTACCTAATGGAATGATTGTAAAAAACCTTCTATTAGATTATTGGAGAGAAGTTCATACAAAAGCAGGATATCAAGAAGTTGAAACTCCGCTTATTTTAAATAGAAAATTATGGGAAACTTCAGGTCACTGGATGCATTATAAAGAAAATATGTATTCTCTTAAAATTGATGATGAAGATTATGCAATAAAACCAATGAACTGTCCAGGTGGAATGCTAGTTTATAATACTGAAATGAGATCATACAAAGATTTTCCACTAAGACTTGGTGAAATTGGAAGAGTGCATAGACATGAACTTTCAGGTGCACTTCACGGACTTATGAGAGTTAGAGCCTTTACTCAAGATGATGCTCATATATTTATGTTGCCTGAACAGATTAAAGATGAAATTAAAAATGTTACAAAATTAATTGATGAAATATACTCAACTTTTGGATTTAAATATCATGTTGAATTATCTACTAAACCTGAAAAATCTATGGGAAGTCAAGAAGAATGGGATTTTGCTGAAAAATCACTTCAAACAGCTCTTGAAGAATTAGATCTTGATTTTGTTATAAATGAAGGTGATGGAGCATTTTATGGTCCTAAAATAGATTTCCATTTAGAAGATTGTATCGGTAGAACATGGCAATGTGGAACTATTCAATTAGATATGCAACTTCCTCAAAGATTTGATTTAAATTATATTGGTAAAGATGGTGAAAAACATAAACCAATTGTTATTCATAGAGTAGCATATGGTAGTATTGAAAGGTTCTTTGGAATATTAGTTGAACATTTTGCTGGTAAATTTCCACTTTGGTTAGCTCCAGTTCAAGTTGAAATATTGCCGGTAGCTGACAGGCACAATGATCATGCATATGAATTAAAGAAAAAACTAAGTGAATATGGTATTAGAGTTGAAGTTGATGATAGAAGTGAAAAAGTTGGATATAAAATAAGAGAAGCTCAGCTTCATAAATACCCTTATATGCTTGTTATTGGAGATAAAGAAGCTAATGGCGAAGAAGTAGCTGTAAGATCTAGAGATAAAGGTGAGTTAGGTTCTAAAAATATTAGTGAATTTGCTAAAGAATTAGTTGAAGAAATTAAATCAAAGAAATTTGATTTGTAA
- a CDS encoding RidA family protein: MEIKRFEGTGRMSRVVEFNKTLYLCGQTCSDVDSIEEQTKCVLKKIEDLLLKYGSDRKHIISTTIYLRNISDFDKMNVLWDDWVIDGFEPARACVEAKMARENILVEMSVVAAVK, translated from the coding sequence ATGGAAATTAAAAGATTTGAAGGAACTGGAAGAATGAGTAGAGTTGTTGAATTTAATAAAACGCTTTATCTGTGTGGACAAACATGTTCAGATGTTGATTCTATTGAAGAACAAACAAAATGCGTTTTAAAGAAAATTGAAGATTTATTGTTAAAATATGGTTCTGATAGAAAACATATAATTTCTACAACTATTTATCTTAGAAATATCAGTGATTTTGATAAAATGAACGTTTTGTGGGATGATTGGGTTATAGATGGATTTGAACCAGCTAGAGCATGTGTCGAAGCTAAGATGGCTAGAGAAAATATTTTAGTAGAGATGTCTGTAGTGGCTGCTGTAAAATAA
- a CDS encoding oleate hydratase: MGKYQNINTLKPEGIENKKAYLIGAGIASLAAAHYLIRDGHMKGKNITIIDETNVSGGAMDGCGNAEDGYVARGGREMEEHYDCTWDLFSKIPSIEEPDRTVLDEFRELNLNDPNYSKCRVIENRGEKLNFDSLGLDEIHVKQLTKLFLATEETLGAATVKQFFDDSFLETDMWLYWRTMFAFETWHSVVEMKRYMHRFMHLMPGMSKMEGLVFTKYNQYDSMILPLKKWLESNNVVFDYNTKVIDLDMDIDEEKKTVTGIHLIRNNSEKEYIKTDKNDLVFFTNGSMTENSTLGSMYKAPKLDRSEGGCWGLWKNIAKKDKSFGNPEAFCSDIDKTKWESYTITAKGSKMAKLIENYAGRSPFDISKTVTGGIISIKDSNWLLSFTVNRQPQFKNQPKDVIVIWAYALFPDNEGDFIKKKMSDCTGEELLKELLYHLGIDEKNMKEYIDESIVIPAMMPYITSQFMPRVKGDRPSVVPNGSVNLAFLGQFAEIENDCVFTVEYSIRSAIIAVYTLLDLDKNPPEIYPSQYDIRVIMNATKTMYSGRKLPAESIIKKLLFNTSLEGLI, translated from the coding sequence ATGGGTAAATATCAGAATATCAACACATTAAAACCTGAAGGAATTGAAAATAAAAAAGCGTATTTAATTGGAGCAGGTATTGCTTCGTTAGCTGCTGCTCACTATTTAATTCGCGATGGTCATATGAAGGGTAAAAACATTACTATTATAGACGAAACTAATGTTAGTGGTGGAGCTATGGATGGATGTGGTAATGCTGAAGACGGTTATGTTGCAAGAGGCGGCAGAGAAATGGAAGAACATTATGACTGTACTTGGGATTTGTTCTCAAAAATACCTTCAATAGAAGAACCAGATAGAACTGTACTTGATGAATTTAGAGAATTAAATCTTAATGATCCTAACTATTCAAAATGTAGAGTCATAGAAAATAGAGGTGAAAAATTAAATTTTGATAGTCTTGGATTAGATGAAATTCATGTAAAACAACTTACAAAGCTTTTTTTAGCTACAGAAGAAACACTTGGAGCAGCTACTGTTAAGCAATTCTTTGATGATAGTTTTTTAGAAACTGATATGTGGTTATATTGGAGAACTATGTTCGCATTTGAAACTTGGCACAGTGTTGTTGAAATGAAACGCTATATGCATAGATTTATGCATTTGATGCCTGGAATGAGTAAAATGGAAGGTCTAGTTTTTACTAAATATAATCAGTATGATTCAATGATACTTCCTTTAAAAAAATGGTTAGAATCTAATAATGTTGTCTTTGATTATAATACAAAAGTTATTGACCTTGATATGGATATTGATGAAGAGAAAAAAACTGTTACTGGTATTCACCTTATTAGAAATAACTCTGAAAAAGAATATATTAAAACAGATAAAAATGATCTAGTATTCTTTACAAATGGTTCGATGACAGAAAATTCTACACTTGGAAGTATGTACAAAGCACCAAAACTTGATAGAAGTGAAGGTGGATGTTGGGGACTTTGGAAAAACATTGCTAAAAAAGATAAATCATTTGGAAACCCTGAAGCATTTTGTAGCGATATTGATAAAACTAAATGGGAATCTTACACAATAACAGCCAAAGGTTCTAAAATGGCTAAATTAATTGAAAACTATGCCGGAAGAAGTCCTTTTGATATTAGCAAAACTGTTACTGGCGGTATTATTTCAATAAAAGATTCAAATTGGTTATTAAGTTTTACGGTTAATAGACAACCTCAGTTTAAAAACCAACCTAAAGATGTAATCGTTATATGGGCATATGCTTTATTCCCTGACAATGAAGGAGATTTCATTAAGAAAAAAATGAGCGATTGTACAGGAGAGGAATTACTTAAAGAATTATTATATCATCTTGGTATTGATGAAAAAAATATGAAAGAATACATTGACGAATCAATTGTAATACCAGCTATGATGCCTTATATAACTAGCCAATTTATGCCAAGAGTTAAAGGTGATAGACCTTCAGTAGTACCTAATGGATCTGTAAATCTTGCTTTTCTAGGTCAATTTGCAGAAATAGAAAACGACTGTGTATTTACCGTTGAATACTCAATAAGATCCGCTATTATAGCTGTTTATACTCTACTTGATTTAGATAAAAATCCACCAGAAATTTATCCAAGTCAATATGATATTAGAGTTATAATGAACGCAACTAAAACAATGTATAGCGGAAGAAAATTACCAGCAGAATCAATAATCAAAAAACTTTTATTTAATACTTCACTAGAAGGATTAATTTAA
- the infC gene encoding translation initiation factor IF-3: MADFLVRFYYYIVLFRRCRTIKRTELNEEIRDREVRVVGDDGEQLGIMTSREALEVAIEKKLDLVKIAPQAKPPVCKIMDYGKHRYEQQKREKENKKKAKSSSLKEVRLSLKIEKHDLETKANQAIKFLKNGDKLKVSLRFRGREMGYINLGHGVIERFTKEIEEYGKLDKRPSMEGRSLVAFYLPLK; the protein is encoded by the coding sequence ATGGCGGACTTTTTAGTCCGCTTTTATTATTATATAGTACTTTTTAGGAGGTGCAGAACTATTAAGAGAACAGAGTTAAATGAGGAAATCAGAGATCGTGAAGTTAGAGTAGTTGGTGATGACGGTGAACAACTTGGAATCATGACGTCAAGAGAAGCATTAGAAGTTGCTATAGAGAAAAAATTAGATCTAGTAAAGATTGCTCCTCAAGCAAAACCACCAGTTTGCAAAATTATGGACTATGGAAAGCATAGATATGAGCAACAAAAGAGAGAGAAAGAGAATAAAAAGAAAGCAAAATCTTCTTCATTAAAGGAAGTAAGGTTAAGCTTAAAAATTGAAAAACACGATTTAGAAACGAAAGCTAATCAAGCAATTAAGTTTTTAAAGAATGGAGATAAATTAAAAGTGTCTTTAAGATTTAGAGGTAGAGAAATGGGTTATATTAATCTTGGACATGGTGTTATTGAAAGATTTACAAAGGAAATTGAAGAGTATGGCAAGCTAGATAAACGACCATCAATGGAAGGAAGAAGTTTGGTTGCTTTCTATTTGCCACTTAAATAA
- the rpmI gene encoding 50S ribosomal protein L35: MPKMKTHRGAAKRVKLTGTGKLKRSKAYTSHILNKKTPKRKRNLRKATEVSSSDLKRVRKLLPYL, translated from the coding sequence ATGCCTAAGATGAAAACACATAGAGGTGCAGCTAAAAGAGTTAAATTAACAGGTACTGGTAAACTTAAAAGAAGTAAAGCGTACACTAGCCATATTTTGAATAAAAAAACACCTAAAAGAAAAAGAAATTTAAGAAAAGCAACAGAAGTATCTTCTTCAGATTTAAAAAGAGTAAGAAAATTATTACCATATTTATAG
- the rplT gene encoding 50S ribosomal protein L20, protein MARIKGAVNAKKKHKKVLKLAKGFYGLKSKVFKAANPAVMRSLRSSYIGRKQRKRDFRKLWISRINAATRLNGMSYSKFMNGLKLAEIDINRKMLSEMAIHDAEGFAKLVEVAKEKVNNK, encoded by the coding sequence ATGGCTAGAATTAAAGGTGCAGTAAACGCTAAGAAAAAACATAAAAAAGTATTAAAATTAGCTAAAGGTTTTTACGGACTAAAAAGTAAAGTATTTAAAGCAGCTAATCCTGCTGTAATGAGATCGTTAAGATCTTCATATATTGGTAGAAAACAAAGAAAAAGAGATTTTAGAAAATTATGGATTTCAAGAATTAACGCAGCTACTAGATTAAATGGTATGAGTTATTCTAAATTTATGAATGGACTTAAATTAGCTGAAATAGATATTAACAGAAAAATGCTTTCTGAAATGGCTATTCACGACGCAGAGGGATTTGCTAAGTTAGTTGAAGTTGCTAAAGAAAAGGTAAACAATAAGTAG
- a CDS encoding potassium channel family protein yields the protein MKKQFVIIGCGRFGTSVAKRLFELGVEVMVVDKSEETIQNIADNVTYAVQADATDENSIKSLGIRNFDVAIVTIGSDIQSSILVTLMVKELGVKYVVAKAQNDMHAKVLYRIGADRVVFPEREMGTRIANNLVSDNILEHIQLAPDYSILEIVALKDWIGKTLLEVDVRAKYGINVMAIKHEDKLNIAVRADNMIKDGDVLVVIGHNDDLKKIEKS from the coding sequence ATGAAAAAACAATTTGTTATAATAGGTTGTGGTAGATTTGGTACAAGCGTTGCAAAAAGATTGTTTGAACTTGGTGTAGAAGTTATGGTTGTCGATAAAAGTGAAGAAACCATTCAAAATATAGCTGATAATGTAACATATGCTGTTCAAGCCGATGCTACTGATGAAAATTCAATAAAATCACTTGGAATTAGAAATTTTGATGTTGCAATTGTTACTATAGGAAGTGATATTCAATCTTCTATTTTAGTTACATTAATGGTAAAAGAGCTTGGAGTGAAATATGTTGTAGCAAAAGCTCAAAATGATATGCATGCTAAAGTACTTTATAGAATTGGGGCGGATAGAGTAGTTTTCCCTGAAAGAGAAATGGGAACAAGAATAGCAAATAATCTTGTTTCTGATAATATATTAGAACATATTCAATTAGCACCGGACTATAGTATACTTGAAATTGTAGCACTTAAAGATTGGATTGGTAAAACGCTTCTCGAGGTAGATGTAAGAGCAAAATATGGAATAAATGTTATGGCGATTAAGCACGAAGATAAACTTAATATTGCGGTTAGAGCAGATAATATGATAAAAGATGGGGATGTTTTAGTTGTAATAGGTCATAATGATGATCTTAAAAAAATAGAAAAATCTTAG